In the Streptomyces katrae genome, one interval contains:
- a CDS encoding TcmI family type II polyketide cyclase: MHSNLIVARMDVHSSAEVAKIFAEFDRTDMPERMGTLRRRLFSYNGLYFHLQDFAEDDGGERIEQSRNDPRFMRISYDLQPFIQPYDPETWRSPADAMATRFYDWTATE; this comes from the coding sequence ATGCACAGCAACCTGATCGTGGCGCGGATGGACGTCCATTCGAGCGCCGAGGTGGCCAAGATCTTCGCCGAGTTCGACCGCACCGACATGCCGGAGCGCATGGGCACGCTCCGCCGGCGCCTGTTCTCGTACAACGGGCTCTACTTCCACCTCCAGGACTTCGCCGAGGACGACGGCGGCGAGCGCATCGAGCAGTCCCGCAACGACCCGCGGTTCATGCGCATCAGCTACGACCTCCAGCCCTTCATCCAGCCGTACGACCCGGAGACCTGGCGCTCCCCGGCCGACGCGATGGCGACCCGCTTCTACGACTGGACGGCGACGGAGTGA
- a CDS encoding TetR/AcrR family transcriptional regulator C-terminal domain-containing protein — MATPQATIERAPAGPGAGQAGPDGERSDIVRAARTVLAREGWRHCTAEATAAEAGLPTAAVGRHFPDHEQLLLGVLLDSSASVAASLAAVAESYLAEIHDLREDLIALGRAWLAPLEAFREHFAIVRHISAEVTHLPAQAVDKWQATGPRQARRELARRLQQVAARGLLDIADADQAAERFILLVPSSVVQRSFHGALPLGRAEEDALIADGVDDFIRLYGPASR, encoded by the coding sequence ATGGCAACGCCGCAAGCAACGATCGAGCGCGCCCCCGCAGGGCCCGGAGCCGGCCAGGCCGGCCCCGACGGGGAGCGAAGCGACATCGTCCGGGCGGCCCGGACCGTCCTCGCCCGCGAGGGCTGGAGGCACTGCACCGCCGAGGCCACCGCCGCCGAGGCCGGGCTCCCGACGGCCGCCGTCGGCCGGCACTTCCCCGACCACGAGCAACTGCTGCTGGGCGTCCTCCTGGACAGCTCCGCCTCCGTCGCCGCCTCCCTCGCGGCCGTCGCCGAGAGCTACCTCGCCGAGATCCACGACCTCCGCGAGGACCTGATCGCGCTCGGCCGGGCCTGGCTGGCGCCGCTGGAGGCCTTCCGCGAACACTTCGCGATCGTCCGGCACATCAGCGCCGAGGTCACCCACCTGCCCGCCCAGGCCGTCGACAAGTGGCAGGCCACCGGCCCCCGCCAGGCCCGGCGCGAACTGGCCCGCCGCCTCCAGCAGGTCGCCGCCCGCGGCCTGCTCGACATCGCCGACGCCGACCAGGCCGCGGAGCGCTTCATCCTGCTGGTCCCCTCGTCCGTCGTGCAGCGCTCCTTCCACGGCGCGCTGCCGCTCGGGCGCGCGGAGGAGGACGCGCTCATCGCCGACGGAGTAGACGACTTCATCCGCCTGTACGGCCCGGCCTCCCGCTGA
- a CDS encoding FAD-dependent monooxygenase encodes MDAPVIVVGAGPAGLMLAGELRLAGVAVVVLERLERRTGESRGLGFTTRTLETFDQRGILARFGDIERSTLGHFGGLPLDFGVLDGACQAAKTVPQSVTETHLEEWATGLGADIRRGWDVLSLHDDGEGVDVEVRGPGAATRTLRASWLVGCDGGRSTVRKAAGFDFPGTPATMEMFLADIKGIELKPRMIGETLPGGMVMVGPLPGGTTRIVVCERGTPPRRRESAPSFDEVAAAWQRLTGEDISAAEPVWVSAFGDAARQVTEYRRGRVLLAGDAAHIHLPAGGQGMNTGIQDAFNLGWKLASVVQGRAPLGLLDTYHTERHAVGRRLLMNTRAQGLLFLSGAEVQPLRDSLRALMAYEDVARHLAAMVTGLEITYEVGKGSHPLLGRRMPHLELAAADGTTSSTELLRPGRGVLLDLADNPRLRGRAAAWAERVDTVTARPRGAADGLHDTTALLIRPDGYVAWAAPGSHHDLPMALERWFGTP; translated from the coding sequence ATGGACGCCCCTGTGATCGTCGTCGGCGCGGGTCCCGCGGGCCTGATGCTCGCCGGTGAACTGCGGCTGGCGGGAGTCGCCGTCGTCGTCCTGGAACGCCTGGAGCGGCGTACGGGAGAATCGCGCGGCCTCGGCTTCACCACGCGCACGCTGGAGACCTTCGACCAGCGCGGCATCCTCGCCCGCTTCGGCGACATCGAGCGCAGCACGCTGGGCCACTTCGGCGGGCTGCCCCTCGACTTCGGTGTGCTCGACGGCGCCTGCCAGGCGGCCAAGACCGTGCCGCAGTCGGTCACCGAAACGCATCTGGAGGAGTGGGCCACCGGCCTGGGCGCCGACATCCGGCGCGGCTGGGACGTCCTCTCCCTCCACGACGACGGCGAGGGCGTCGACGTGGAGGTCCGCGGCCCCGGCGCCGCCACGCGGACCCTGCGCGCCTCCTGGCTGGTGGGCTGCGACGGCGGGCGCAGCACCGTGCGCAAGGCCGCCGGCTTCGACTTCCCCGGCACCCCGGCCACCATGGAGATGTTCCTCGCCGACATCAAGGGCATCGAGCTCAAGCCCCGGATGATCGGCGAGACCCTCCCCGGCGGCATGGTCATGGTCGGCCCGCTGCCCGGCGGCACCACCCGCATCGTGGTCTGCGAACGCGGCACGCCCCCGCGGCGGCGCGAGAGCGCGCCCTCCTTCGACGAGGTCGCCGCCGCCTGGCAGCGGCTCACCGGCGAGGACATCTCGGCCGCCGAACCGGTGTGGGTCAGCGCCTTCGGTGACGCCGCCCGGCAGGTCACCGAGTACCGGCGCGGCCGCGTCCTGCTGGCCGGCGACGCCGCCCACATCCACCTGCCCGCCGGCGGACAGGGCATGAACACCGGCATCCAGGACGCCTTCAACCTCGGCTGGAAACTCGCCTCCGTGGTGCAGGGACGGGCCCCGCTGGGCCTGCTCGACACCTACCACACCGAACGGCACGCGGTCGGCCGGCGGCTGCTGATGAACACCCGCGCCCAGGGGCTGCTCTTCCTCAGCGGCGCCGAGGTGCAGCCGCTGCGGGACTCGCTGCGCGCACTCATGGCGTACGAGGACGTGGCCCGCCACCTCGCCGCCATGGTCACCGGCCTGGAGATCACCTACGAGGTCGGCAAGGGCTCCCACCCGCTGCTCGGCCGGCGCATGCCCCACCTGGAGCTGGCCGCGGCCGACGGCACCACCTCCAGCACCGAACTGCTGCGCCCCGGCCGCGGGGTGCTCCTCGACCTGGCGGACAACCCGCGGCTGCGCGGACGTGCCGCCGCCTGGGCGGAACGGGTCGACACCGTGACCGCCCGGCCGCGCGGGGCCGCCGACGGACTGCACGACACCACCGCCCTACTGATCCGGCCCGACGGATACGTGGCATGGGCCGCGCCCGGCAGCCACCACGACCTGCCGATGGCGCTCGAGCGCTGGTTCGGGACCCCCTGA
- a CDS encoding response regulator transcription factor produces MNQRTFAVLEPHTTAAGANGGFLPAEGLRVPPHAPAQSALWRVLIVESNAMEAETLARGLRRHGHEVDIVGTGSEALRGYADADLVLLDLELPDLDGLEVCRGIRAAHEIPVIAVTARGSELDRVLGLQAGADDYLVKPYGFRELMARMEAVMRRARPSRPAAATITCGPLRIDAGTREVTLNGEPVETTRKEFDMLYLLASHPDTVIPRKMLMQQVWGDSWSRRTVDTHVSTLRNKIGANWIITIRGVGFRFGQG; encoded by the coding sequence ATGAACCAGCGGACGTTCGCTGTACTGGAACCTCATACAACCGCCGCGGGGGCGAACGGTGGGTTCCTACCGGCCGAGGGACTGAGGGTGCCACCGCACGCGCCGGCCCAGTCGGCCCTGTGGCGGGTCCTCATCGTGGAGAGCAACGCGATGGAGGCCGAGACGCTGGCGCGCGGTCTGCGCCGGCACGGACACGAAGTGGACATCGTCGGCACCGGGAGCGAGGCGCTGCGCGGCTACGCCGACGCCGACCTGGTCCTGCTCGACCTGGAACTCCCCGACCTCGACGGACTGGAGGTCTGCCGGGGCATCCGCGCCGCCCACGAGATCCCCGTCATCGCGGTCACCGCCCGCGGCAGCGAGCTGGACCGGGTGCTGGGCCTGCAGGCCGGGGCGGACGACTACCTCGTCAAGCCCTACGGCTTCCGCGAGCTGATGGCCCGTATGGAGGCGGTCATGCGCCGCGCCCGGCCGTCGAGGCCCGCGGCGGCCACGATCACCTGCGGGCCGCTACGCATCGACGCGGGCACCCGGGAGGTGACCCTGAACGGGGAGCCCGTCGAGACCACCCGCAAGGAGTTCGACATGCTCTACCTCCTCGCCTCGCACCCCGACACGGTCATCCCGCGCAAGATGCTGATGCAGCAGGTCTGGGGGGACTCCTGGTCCCGCCGCACCGTCGACACGCACGTGAGCACGCTCCGCAACAAGATCGGCGCCAACTGGATCATCACCATCCGCGGCGTCGGCTTCCGGTTCGGCCAGGGCTGA
- a CDS encoding ScbR family autoregulator-binding transcription factor, giving the protein MKQERAVRTRQALLESAATVFGRRGYAEATLNMISVGAGVSPGALHFHFENKAAVAQAVEAAGARTLRAVTREVYTRRTSALQALADSSQALAGLLLSDVVARAAFQLNREPAYPSSFALPREWHDYVYRLLVEAAEEGALLPGLNHRNVATTVVAATLGFEALGRDDPQWLAPRTLAGFWRVVMPCLAAPAVLRELDTAGRGS; this is encoded by the coding sequence ATGAAACAAGAACGCGCCGTCCGAACCCGTCAAGCACTGCTCGAGTCAGCGGCCACGGTGTTCGGACGGCGCGGGTACGCAGAGGCGACGCTGAACATGATCAGCGTCGGCGCCGGAGTGAGCCCGGGCGCGCTCCACTTCCACTTCGAGAACAAGGCGGCCGTCGCGCAGGCCGTCGAGGCCGCCGGGGCCCGGACCCTGCGCGCGGTCACCCGTGAGGTGTACACGCGGCGGACGTCGGCCCTCCAGGCCCTGGCGGACAGCTCCCAGGCGCTCGCCGGGCTGCTGCTGTCCGACGTCGTGGCCCGGGCCGCCTTCCAGCTCAACCGGGAGCCGGCCTATCCGTCGTCCTTCGCCCTGCCCAGGGAGTGGCACGACTACGTGTACCGGCTGCTCGTCGAGGCCGCGGAGGAGGGCGCCCTGCTGCCCGGGCTCAACCACCGCAACGTCGCGACGACGGTGGTGGCGGCCACCCTCGGCTTCGAGGCCCTCGGCCGGGACGACCCCCAGTGGCTCGCCCCCCGTACGCTGGCCGGGTTCTGGCGGGTGGTCATGCCCTGTCTGGCCGCGCCCGCCGTGCTGCGCGAACTCGACACGGCCGGGCGCGGCAGCTGA
- a CDS encoding SRPBCC family protein, giving the protein MSVERVHRLSYAVDAAAPAAALYALVADTAPWPLFLPDTVHTERLDFDGTVERYSHWAGTDGRAGRSLWRRALDAGRRRVDFREERPAGPVTGAAGSWRVEELAPGWSRLLLEQDLTVADGPGTERVLAEAGARGRAAADGLRAVAERWRRLEGLLLSFEESVRIQGPAEPVHAFLYEAGSWPGRVAHVAQAEVVEDRPGVQRVRLVSLAEDGSSYPVEEVRVCFPAAGRIVFKRPRPHPLLAAHAGEWSVEPDPGGVNLVCRNDVLLDERAVEQVLGPGADLGRARRYVRELLGKESRAVLGPAGEYAGEPVRALRSV; this is encoded by the coding sequence ATGTCAGTCGAGCGAGTGCACCGGCTGTCGTACGCGGTCGACGCGGCCGCGCCGGCCGCGGCCCTGTACGCCCTGGTGGCCGACACCGCGCCGTGGCCGCTGTTCCTGCCGGACACCGTCCACACCGAACGGCTGGACTTCGACGGCACCGTCGAGCGGTACTCCCACTGGGCGGGAACGGACGGGCGGGCCGGGCGGTCGCTGTGGCGGCGGGCCCTGGACGCCGGGCGGCGGCGCGTGGACTTCCGCGAGGAGCGGCCCGCCGGCCCCGTGACGGGGGCGGCCGGCAGCTGGCGCGTGGAGGAACTGGCACCGGGCTGGTCGCGGCTGCTCCTGGAGCAGGACCTCACCGTCGCGGACGGCCCCGGGACGGAACGGGTCCTCGCCGAGGCCGGGGCGCGGGGGCGGGCGGCGGCCGACGGGCTGCGGGCCGTCGCCGAGCGGTGGCGGCGGCTGGAGGGGCTGCTGTTGTCCTTCGAGGAGTCCGTACGGATCCAGGGGCCCGCCGAGCCTGTCCACGCCTTCCTCTACGAGGCGGGCTCCTGGCCCGGCCGGGTGGCGCACGTCGCGCAGGCCGAGGTGGTGGAGGACCGGCCCGGGGTGCAGCGCGTCCGGCTGGTGAGCCTGGCCGAGGACGGCTCCTCGTACCCGGTGGAGGAGGTGCGGGTGTGTTTCCCGGCGGCCGGGCGCATCGTCTTCAAGCGGCCCCGGCCGCACCCGCTGCTCGCGGCGCACGCCGGGGAGTGGTCGGTGGAGCCGGATCCGGGCGGGGTGAACCTGGTGTGCCGCAACGACGTCCTGCTGGACGAGAGGGCGGTGGAGCAGGTGCTGGGGCCCGGCGCCGACCTGGGGCGGGCGCGCCGGTACGTGCGCGAGCTGCTGGGGAAGGAGAGCAGGGCCGTGCTGGGGCCTGCGGGGGAGTACGCGGGGGAGCCGGTCAGGGCGCTGCGGTCGGTGTGA
- a CDS encoding phosphopantetheine-binding protein, which produces MHRLELTDLTRILRFWGGEEECVELTEEVQDLYWDELGYDSLSVLQTTGSIERKFDVLLDGELLELGDTPRRFLELVNRVLGSRAAV; this is translated from the coding sequence ATGCACCGGCTGGAACTCACCGACCTGACCCGCATCCTGCGGTTCTGGGGAGGCGAGGAGGAGTGCGTCGAGCTGACCGAGGAGGTCCAGGACCTCTACTGGGACGAGCTCGGCTACGACTCGCTGTCCGTCCTGCAGACCACCGGCTCCATCGAGCGCAAGTTCGACGTCCTCCTCGACGGGGAGCTCCTCGAACTGGGCGACACCCCCCGGCGCTTCCTCGAGCTGGTCAACCGCGTCCTGGGCAGCCGGGCCGCGGTCTGA
- a CDS encoding AfsR/SARP family transcriptional regulator, protein MEIQVLGPLSAEVNGASIVPTAGKPRQILALLALYPGRVMPVPTLMEEIWGTKLPESALTTLQTYILQLRRRLGTAMGPGAPGTAKDVLATRHGGYLLQIPQESVDVHSYEALAAAGQNAFDEGDDERAADLLRKALDLWQGPALVDVRVGPILEIEVLRLAESRLVTTERRIDVDLRLGRHTELLAELTELMARNPQHEGLHSQAMVALYRSGRQATALDVYRRLRARLIGELGVEPSQQLQRLHQAMLRVDPALDVVAGPRRSSTFDLYAA, encoded by the coding sequence GTGGAGATTCAGGTTCTGGGTCCGTTGAGTGCCGAGGTCAACGGGGCATCGATCGTTCCTACGGCGGGCAAGCCGCGTCAGATCCTGGCGCTTCTCGCGCTCTACCCGGGCCGGGTGATGCCCGTACCGACCCTCATGGAGGAGATCTGGGGCACCAAACTGCCCGAGAGCGCGCTCACCACCCTGCAGACGTACATCCTCCAGCTGCGCCGCAGGCTGGGCACGGCCATGGGGCCGGGAGCACCGGGCACGGCCAAGGACGTGCTCGCGACGCGGCACGGGGGCTACCTGCTCCAGATCCCGCAGGAGTCTGTGGACGTCCACAGCTACGAGGCCCTTGCGGCCGCCGGTCAGAACGCCTTCGACGAGGGCGACGACGAGCGCGCAGCGGACCTGCTGCGCAAGGCGCTCGACCTGTGGCAGGGCCCCGCCCTGGTCGACGTACGGGTCGGGCCGATCCTGGAGATCGAGGTGCTGCGGCTCGCCGAGAGCCGGCTCGTGACCACCGAGCGGCGCATCGACGTCGACCTCCGGCTGGGCCGGCACACCGAACTCCTCGCGGAGCTCACCGAGCTGATGGCCCGCAACCCGCAACACGAGGGCCTGCACTCGCAGGCCATGGTGGCCCTCTACCGCTCGGGCCGGCAGGCGACCGCCCTGGACGTCTACCGCCGGCTCCGCGCCCGGCTGATCGGCGAGCTGGGGGTGGAGCCCTCGCAGCAGCTCCAGCGCCTGCACCAGGCGATGCTGCGGGTGGACCCCGCGCTGGACGTGGTCGCGGGACCGCGTCGCAGCTCCACCTTCGATCTGTACGCCGCATAG
- a CDS encoding AfsR/SARP family transcriptional regulator, with protein sequence MDIDVLGALTVRENGVSITPTAAKPRQVLALLALHADQVVPVAALIEELWGNEPPRSARTTLQTYVLQLRGLIGTALEGTDGSRTAKDVLVTLPGGYMLNSGGGTSDVREFDRLAGMGYRAMDAGDFPTAARLLREALALWSGSAFADVDGGVQLDMETRRLEETRLCALDQRIEADLRLGRHRELLAELTVLASRYRIHENLHGQFMLALHRSGRRGEALSVYQRLRATLVRELGIEPSAALRSLQRSILMSSPESPAESPETARKRLARVG encoded by the coding sequence GTGGACATCGATGTACTGGGCGCACTGACCGTGCGGGAGAACGGGGTCTCGATCACTCCCACCGCCGCCAAGCCCCGCCAGGTGCTGGCGCTGCTCGCGCTCCACGCGGACCAGGTGGTGCCGGTGGCCGCGCTCATCGAGGAGCTGTGGGGCAACGAGCCGCCGCGCAGCGCCCGGACCACGCTCCAGACGTACGTGCTCCAGCTGCGCGGCCTCATCGGCACCGCGCTCGAGGGCACCGACGGGTCGCGCACCGCCAAGGACGTGCTCGTGACGCTGCCCGGCGGTTACATGCTCAACAGCGGCGGCGGCACCAGTGACGTCCGCGAATTCGACCGGCTGGCCGGAATGGGCTACCGGGCCATGGACGCGGGGGACTTCCCCACGGCGGCGCGGCTGCTGCGCGAGGCCCTCGCCCTGTGGTCGGGCTCGGCCTTCGCCGACGTCGACGGCGGCGTGCAGCTGGACATGGAGACGCGGCGGCTGGAAGAGACCCGGCTGTGCGCGCTCGACCAGCGCATCGAGGCCGACCTCCGGCTCGGCCGGCACCGCGAGCTGCTCGCGGAGCTGACCGTGCTGGCGAGCCGCTACCGCATCCACGAGAACCTGCACGGGCAGTTCATGCTCGCCCTGCACCGCTCGGGCCGACGCGGCGAGGCGCTCAGCGTCTACCAGCGGCTGCGCGCCACCCTGGTCCGCGAGCTCGGCATCGAGCCGTCCGCCGCCCTGCGCAGCCTGCAGCGCTCGATCCTGATGAGCAGCCCCGAGAGCCCGGCGGAATCCCCCGAGACCGCGCGCAAGCGGCTCGCCCGCGTCGGCTGA